The following are from one region of the Stanieria cyanosphaera PCC 7437 genome:
- a CDS encoding ATP-grasp domain-containing protein: MELLEYQAKELFREVGIPVLPSQKIAEPRELKKLQIPYPVVLKSQVKVGGRGKAGGIRFVANTIDAIAAARAIFNLSILGEYPKFILAEAQFNAEQEFFLAVVLDYDLQCPVLLGSATGGMNVELLLENLQKVVVENNFSSFLARRLAVKMGLKSHLLQSVSDVIEKMYRLFQEKDLELIEINPLGVNASGQLMALDGKITVNDYAWARHQELTALNSVNQVSEIPDSTQPQWSWYDDKGKVAIICNHPDLALLTWDLVAQSKGKPACCAVISEVNSVLTASEQLHQVLAQLPDLKGLKVILINVLTDQATEQELIEAIAEYLEIIIEPQSKSTGEERQLVANGALVRSRPTSVNKSFVNRKPLSSVKFVLRFLSSKLDWFPETESEQQVYCAENLEEAVAQAISLVKSK, from the coding sequence ATGGAATTACTTGAATATCAAGCTAAAGAATTGTTTCGTGAGGTGGGAATACCTGTTTTACCATCCCAAAAGATTGCAGAACCTAGAGAACTAAAAAAATTACAAATTCCTTATCCTGTGGTTTTAAAATCTCAAGTAAAAGTAGGAGGACGAGGCAAAGCTGGTGGTATTCGTTTTGTAGCTAATACTATTGATGCGATCGCTGCTGCTCGGGCAATTTTTAATTTGTCTATTTTAGGTGAATATCCGAAATTTATTCTTGCAGAAGCTCAATTTAACGCAGAGCAGGAGTTTTTTCTGGCGGTTGTGTTAGATTACGATCTTCAATGCCCTGTACTGTTGGGTTCAGCCACGGGAGGAATGAATGTTGAACTGTTATTAGAAAATTTACAGAAAGTTGTAGTTGAAAACAATTTCTCTTCTTTTTTGGCTCGTCGTTTGGCTGTCAAAATGGGACTCAAATCTCATTTGCTTCAATCTGTTAGTGATGTGATTGAAAAAATGTATCGTCTCTTTCAGGAAAAAGATTTGGAGTTAATTGAAATTAATCCTTTAGGGGTCAATGCTTCTGGTCAATTAATGGCTTTGGATGGCAAAATTACGGTCAATGATTATGCTTGGGCAAGACATCAAGAGTTAACTGCTTTAAATTCAGTTAATCAAGTTTCAGAAATACCTGATTCTACTCAACCACAATGGTCTTGGTACGATGATAAAGGTAAAGTAGCGATCATTTGTAATCATCCAGATTTGGCTTTATTAACCTGGGATTTAGTTGCTCAAAGTAAAGGCAAACCTGCTTGTTGTGCGGTTATTTCAGAAGTTAATTCTGTTTTAACTGCATCTGAACAACTACACCAAGTTTTAGCTCAGTTACCTGACCTTAAAGGGCTTAAAGTCATTTTAATTAATGTTTTGACCGACCAAGCAACCGAGCAAGAATTGATTGAAGCGATCGCTGAATATTTAGAAATTATCATTGAACCACAATCTAAATCAACTGGGGAAGAAAGACAATTAGTTGCTAATGGTGCTTTAGTTCGTTCTCGACCTACTTCAGTCAATAAATCTTTTGTCAATCGCAAACCTTTGTCTTCAGTCAAATTTGTTTTGCGTTTTCTTAGCTCTAAACTGGATTGGTTTCCAGAAACAGAATCAGAACAACAGGTTTATTGTGCAGAAAATCTAGAAGAGGCTGTTGCTCAAGCAATTAGTTTGGTTAAATCTAAGTAG
- a CDS encoding succinate--CoA ligase subunit alpha, which yields MNLSSRSRILIQGIDSPVASDYALQMKAYGTKIVAGISAGLGGETIAEIPVFDLVEDAIATVGKVEATLIFVHPYQVLDAAKEALAAKIPRIILLTNGVPPLDLICLLQEAKKTNTLILGPGSSGIILPEKISLGKLNLQLYTAGKIGLISSSESLAYEVVLELNRVGLGQSLVVTIGNEPMIGSNFQQWLSILATDSSTEAIILIGQPESSHLEVANYYRTAKLKKPVIAYLVGLNAPKEKIYRDATTIIANQLSYSVSTDNNDNEIINALKQAGVLIAKCPSEISTLLSKSLSAEKLAQKN from the coding sequence ATGAATTTGTCTTCACGCAGTCGGATTTTAATCCAGGGAATTGACTCTCCTGTAGCTAGTGACTACGCTCTCCAAATGAAAGCCTATGGAACTAAAATTGTGGCAGGAATTAGCGCAGGTTTAGGAGGAGAAACAATCGCAGAAATTCCCGTGTTCGATCTGGTCGAAGATGCGATCGCTACAGTAGGCAAAGTTGAAGCGACTTTAATTTTTGTTCATCCTTATCAAGTTCTTGATGCAGCTAAAGAAGCTTTGGCTGCTAAAATTCCAAGAATTATTTTGCTAACTAATGGTGTTCCTCCTTTAGATTTGATTTGTCTTCTACAAGAGGCGAAGAAAACCAATACTCTAATTTTAGGGCCTGGAAGCAGTGGGATTATTCTTCCTGAAAAAATTAGTTTAGGTAAACTTAATCTCCAGTTATATACTGCAGGCAAAATTGGCTTAATTAGTAGTAGCGAATCTTTAGCTTACGAAGTAGTTTTGGAGTTAAATCGAGTTGGGTTAGGACAATCTTTGGTGGTGACAATTGGCAATGAACCAATGATTGGTTCTAATTTTCAACAGTGGTTATCGATCTTGGCAACAGACAGTAGTACCGAAGCAATAATTTTAATTGGACAACCAGAATCAAGTCATCTCGAAGTTGCTAATTATTATCGTACTGCTAAGTTAAAAAAACCAGTCATTGCCTATTTAGTAGGATTGAACGCTCCCAAAGAAAAAATCTATCGAGATGCGACTACCATTATTGCCAATCAACTATCCTATTCTGTTTCTACTGATAATAACGACAATGAAATTATTAATGCTTTAAAACAAGCAGGTGTTTTAATCGCTAAATGTCCTTCAGAAATTTCTACTTTACTTTCTAAAAGTCTATCAGCCGAAAAGTTAGCTCAAAAAAATTAG